ACTTACTTCTTATTCAATCTTTCATGGTATTAAAGAGGAAAATATCGCTGTTATTGCTAACAATAAGTCCGAATTACTTGTATTAAAACTATCAGAAGATGgtaaaacaataattaaagaatCTAAACTTCATTATGACAATTTAAGTAAGACCATTAATTGTTTGGTTACTAAATTTGACGAAAAATCTCTATTTATACTTTTAGAATCTCCAAACCCTAATGACCAACTACAAGGTCTCCAACTGTCTAATAATACTCTTGAAATAATTAACGAATATACGTTTAcaaaaccaaaaaattttacaacTTCGTCAGTAGctataattgaaaatttactCATAATTGGTTCGAGATTTAGTACTGTCGgtatatattctttaacTAAGGAACAGAAGGAATGCTATCTAATCAAAGGAATTAATGAAGGTGATAATATCACATCAACTACCTTCATTAGTAAACTACCTAACGCATTGATTTTTTCCGTTACAAGTAGAGATGGatattacaattttatcaaaatacaTATATCTAAAACTTTCGAAATTGCCAAGCATGAAATTATCTACTCAAACAAAGTTGCCCGTGGTTTCTTAGAGGGTAGCTTcattgatgaaaatgacgattttataatatacGGGTTCAAGTCAAGTTTATTTTACCTGTATAATGAAACCAAATGCTATGAATTGGCAAGCCAACTTTGTGGTGGTGCTCACCGTCAATGGAactttgaagaatttaatgaCTATTTTATGTTAGTATTTATTCAATCATCTACATTACatattagaagaattaacaaattaaaatttcctCACACATTATCTGATGGCTTACATGGCAGAGAAATCCGAGACATTACTATCAGAAGTAGTAAATCTTACAAAAATGGTTATCTGTTTTGTACTGGCTCTGAAGACACTGGTATTAGATTGtcatattttgatataacTACTAATGAGATAAATACTTATTGGTTTGAAAGACAACACGTATCAGGTTTACAAACTTGCTCGTTTATTAGCAATAACCTGATGATTTCTACATCCGCCCgtgaagaattatttttgtgGAAATTAAATACTGACACTGAAGATCGTCCATATATGAATTTACTTCAACACTTGCCAACATCTATGGATACACCAGATTTAAGAATTATGGACTTTTCAGTTAAGTTCATTGAAGAAACTGTAGATTTTGTACTAGCTACGATTTATTCGGACTCCACTATCAAAATTTGGTACTATAACTCTGATGAGAATAAATTTAAGCTAATTATTGGAGGACGCTATGAAACTTGTTGTTTGACAAATGCTAATTTTGTCACTTTAAACCAAAAATTGTATTGTGTTGTAACCCCTACTGATGGGTATATTGTTGTTTACAATATTACCGAAGCTAttcaatttgaattatctgAAAGTAATACACTagttaataatgaaaaggATCTTACACAGACTGCTTTACCAATGTATGAAACGCGTATTAGAGTCCATCAATCTGGTATCAAGTCAATGGACACACAAGTTCTTGATAATACTTTGAAAGTGTATACCACTGGTGATGATAATGCTATTGGCTTAACTATATTTAAACTTGATACTTCAAccaaaaaattagaagGTATAACCAATAGTTTTATCGAAAGGGCCAATGCATCGACAATTACATCATGCAGCTTATTTAACAATAACTCGAAGTTGCTAACTACATCTGTAGATCAAATTGTCAAGATTTACGACATTTCTAACGATCAATTAGACCTAATAAACGAGCGATACACTACGATAGCTGATACAGGCTCTTGTGATACTATTGATTTAAGTGATGGGTCTTCGCGTTTATTGATTGGTGGTGTAGGCTTTTCTTTATGGAAATGGACTCAATAAACTACTTACACCCTTTCATAAACTACTTATCATTCTACATCCCTTTTTTGCAGaaatgaattttctttgtctgtacattatttttcttctttataaatttttaatagattttgttttaaattttatatacaCTGtcattatcttttaatcaattgataGATATCCATTAGAGTTGTCTTTAATTTAACTAATATTGTTAGATTCTCGAGATTTTTGAACAGGACCTTATCCAATTTACTAGTTGTTTAAAACGATTTTCAAGTTAAGCGAAAAATACTAAAGATCGgaaaaattttgatgaGACAATCGAAAGCTGTAAAACAACATATACATTAAATTCGAGAATACTTTTTCAATAACAACATTCTTCCATCAATTTCTTTGTTCATAAACCGTGCTTCTCCAAATATTAGTCTTTAATACATTTCAATTGTATCGATATGCTTGGAGGCACTACGAACAATGCTACAATGTTTGGCAATCTTAATACCTCAACGCCAACTTCAACTCCAGTTCCTGCAGGGAATAACTTTCAATTACCACAAAAGCAGAGTATGTTTggtaatataaataatacacTTGGGACCTCTACTCCCAGCCCATCTACTGGCTTTTTTGGCAATTCCAATACTcaacaaaatcaaaataatccGCTGTCAACGAATACGGGAGGTTTTCTGGGTAACAAATCTGCTACCTCTTCTACTCCAGcaaatatatttggaaATTCAGCAAATACAAATTCAGGTGGCTTATTTGGCAAACCATCACAGACTACATCGACTGCTACTAGTACGCCTGCTGGCGGACTTTTTGGTAATGCTAGTGCCCCAAAACCAACTGGTTCGTTGTTTGGCAATTCTATCACTACCAATAATGCCCAACAATCATCTTCAGGTGGTTTATTTGGAAACAACACAAACTTGACACAGAATTCAGCTGGAAGTTTATTAGGAAACAAAGGCATATCTACTCAACCTCAGCCAACTACTGGTGGATTATTTGGTGCTAAACCTTCGATACCCAGTTATTCAAATACAGGCGGTCTATTCGGCCAAAAATCTACTACGACTACAGGTGGGTTATTTGGTACTTCCCAGTCCAATATTAGcactaataattctttgtTCAACAATATGTCACAACAGCAAACTCAGCAACAGCcacaacaattaaataaccCAAGTATGATTTCTTCCAACCCATATGGTTTAAATATCAATCCTATTGCAACTTCAACCTCGATGCCGGAATCATTAACTCCCTCTACTAGTTTGAGAAAACAACGCGAACAAAACAATGAACCATCATTTAGATCTCTTAATCCAGATCCTTATAAAAAGAGGGCATCATCTGTTTCCAGCACCTTatcatcaaatttattaccaGCATCCTCTCACTCAACTTTAATTAGCAAACTGAGCTCGAGATTAAAATCGACACGCTCTTCTGCAACCTTAAGTGGTATCTTTTCACCTTCTCACACAAAATCTTGGTTGGCTCCAGAATCCTCTAAACTAATGCAGCAAAGTACGCCTTTGAGCTCACAATCTAGTTTCTCTAAAACAGGAGTCTCAAATAATCAAacttcaattaatttactCTTAGCTGCAAAGACAGAATCTATatctgatattaaaaaattaacaattgACCCAGAAAGAAGTGCTgctaaaaaattgaaattattatctggAAAAGCAACAGTTACTAAAATGAAAGTTCAAGATCCTACAGAAAATTTACAAAGAAGAACAGTTACATTTATGACTAACACACATAAGCAAGATAATACACCAGAAACATTAActtttgaagaagaaaaggaaaGATTGTCACCTccattaaatgaaaatgctCCCTCCAtagcaaataataaaatagattTAGGATATTGGTGTTCACCATCTCCAAACCAATTATTGAATCTAACTGCTAAGCAATTGAGCTCAGTTTCAAATTTTGTTATTGGAAGAAAAGGCTATGGCCATATCACTTTCAATTATGATGTTGATTTAACTGCATTCGCTCATGATTTTGAAGGAGAACTATTTGGTAAAGttgttatatttaattccaCCAAGACTGTTGAAGTATATCCCAATGATAATACTAAACCTGATCTGGGATACGGTATGAATGTCCCTGCAACGATCACACTGGAAGGCATTTATCCAATTGATAAGGTTACTAAAAAACCAATTAAAAACGCTTCTGATATTTTGGAAGTTCAATATTTcggtaaaaaattaagatcTATGAAAGATATGGaatttatttcatataATCCTTATGGTGGGATTTGGACTTTTAAAGTTCAACACTTTAGTATTTGGGGATTGGttaataaagaagatgCTGAAGTTGATCAAGATTTATTAGACGAATATAAGAGGAAACAAAGAGAAACTGAAAATTCTATGCAAACAAATGAATCTGAATCAGTTACTCAGGATATGGTTTATGTACCATCTAATGATGCACTAGAGACACAATCTGATCTTATATTACAAGAAAATCCATATGAACCAAAtgttaatgaaaaagattttatttttctggAAAATGAACCAAAGTTAGATATCTCCAATGATTGGGTTGAACAACTTAAATTAGCAAATAAATCACTTCGTTCAGTATTTGCAGGTTCAAATGCTTTGATAAAGAATTCTAAGCAAGATATCGATTTATTGGTACAAGattttaatgaagaattagaatctCAAAGAACGATTAAGAGAGAGAGAAAGTTATACGAACGTCAAATTTCAATAGCAAAATTTACAAACAATGGCCAGCTACTACTTACTACTGAAAACGGATCTGTCAAAGAAACGACTccatttaaaacaaatgtTGATGTAAATCTtatgaagaaattattttcaaggCAGCAGGACTTAACTACTATTGAAATTAGATCTAGTAACAATTTCCCCATGGTTAAAAATAGTGCATTGAAGTTTTCTGATGTTATGAATCTGCAAGAAAAAGGCAGTAGAGGCTATATGTTATGGGAATTATCATCCATTCTTTTTGATCCAATAGAATTACCATTCAATGTTACTGAAGAAACAactaaatcattattattaaaaaaacagaGACACCAGGATTTATGTTCTTGGCTTGTAGATAATATTAGAGAGGAGATAAAGTTCAAACTTCATAATTCGACCGATCCGTTGGATAAAATTTTCTACTATTTAATGTTAAATGATGTTGTAACTGCATCCAAACTCGCAGTAGATTCTAATAATGGTCATTTAGCTATTGTAATATCATTTCTTGGTTCTAATGATCCTACTGTTAGAGAACTTTCAATCTCTCAATTATCTAAGTGGAGTTCAGCTGGTCATGAAACTGATCATAAGATTTCTCgtatttatcaattattaagtGGCTCCTTATTAGAAAACTCTCATGTTTTAAAAAGACTTTTGGAAGAATTTAGTTGGTTAAGTATATTTGCTCTTACTCTCTATTATACTACTATCGATGAAGAttctttggaaaatttaGTTGCGTCACATATTACTGTATTAAATTCTGTTCAAGATGATTTtacatttaaaatattatcattgttTGGTGCACAAACCTCTactgaagaattatttataaaatctGATATGagaaaagataaatttgatattcAATTTGCATggttttttattcaaatattacgATTTAATAACCATAGACAATTTTCTGATAAACTTCTGGATAAATTAACATTATCCTTTATTGAACAAATCAAAAGTTTATCTTTAACTAAGGAAGCTCTATATGCTATGTGTTTTATTTGTGATGATTTTGTATCTAAGCAACATATTCAATCGTCTATTACtgcaaatattattgaattcaaTAGTCCTAcaaatcaatatattatgGAGGAATTAATGATACCTAAggaattaatttattcgTCTATTGctataaattataaatataaaggtGATTATAGATTAGAAGCagagaatttattaaaggCTGGAAATTATAATGAAGCTAAGAATGTAGTAATCACTAAATTGGGACCTAAgctaattttaaattttattgcACAATCTAATAAAGACAAATTGATTGAATTGGATCGTGTTATTAAGCAATTCCccaaagaagaaatttttgattgGAATAATTCTATTGGAGTATtcgaaaattatttaaaattagattatgaaaaattaaatgataaagatttattaatatcattaattaatggATTATcgataattattaataattataagaATTATAAGGAACTATCGATTTGTTGTAATGAAATCTCAAAGAAAGTTATAGATCAACTAGTAGAAACTCATGAAGATTTAATTGATGACAAATTGAAAGTAGAACTACTAAAATTACCATTAGGCGGACcagaaaagaaatatttcaaaaaattatttaatattaatgaaaaatgaagtttcgtttttttttaattcatacAAATTCCTTAAATCTATatagtttatttattcaattgtatattaaacgtatcaatattttaacactaaattaaaataaaaaaaaaggataaATTACGTTCAGTTAATGCAAcaggtaataataaaaaagtatgactaataatgatgataatgataataataataataatacaacgACAGAGGCTTATAAATCTCCCACAGCGTCTCTTAAAGCTTCTACCACTTTTAATACTGCTACTGATGCTGGACTAGTTGGATAAGTATCTAAAAAACTTTCTCCATTATCACAACATTTCCCTATTCTTGGATCCAATGGAACAGACCCTAGAAAATTCAAACCTAATTCTTgacataatttttttccacCACCAGTGGTGGCTCTAAATATTTGAGATTCATGCTTACAACCAGGACAAACAAATCCACTCATATTTTCCACTACAcctaaaatatttataccAGCTTTCCTACAGAAATCGATTTCCTTTCTAACATCTAATAATGCTACTTCTTGTGGAGTAGTCACAATCAATGCACCATCTATACCAGAGTCcttcatatatttattaatagaaatatgCTCATCCGAAGTACCTGGTGGAGTATCTATTACCAAATAGTCTAAATAATCCCAATCCACATCctttaagaattttttaatcaataaattcttcttAGAACCTCTCCAAATGACAGCAGAATCTTCTTCAGGTAACATATATTGGATAGACATGGTAGCCAAGTTATCAGCAACATAAACAGGAGTCCAACCAGAATTCGATTCATGAACCAATTCATTATCACAACCCATCATTCTTGGCAAAGAAGGTCCACAGATATCCAAATCCATAGCGCCTACTTGTAAATCTTCATCTGCTGATAAGGCCCAACTTAACATAGATGTGAAAGTACTTTTACCAACACCACCTTTACCTGAAAGAACCAAAATTTTATgttgaatatttgataagTTGTCTACAATCAAGGGAATATCTGGGTCTGGACCCTTGGGTAAACTTTCacaaatatctttattgGCACAACCATTACAAGCATCAGCTTTACCTGCATCTTCTGATTCAGGACCTGGACAATGTTCGGgctctttttcttttaattgatattcaGGTGGTAAAATTTGATCCTGTGGAGCAGGATTTTGCACTTGTGTCAAGACTTCAGTAGTCATTTTATGTGCTAATAGTctgttatattttttatccaATGAAAtattgcaaaaaaaaaaattaaaaaaataattttgtattataaatatatatacactatataaatatattttgcaTTATTAATCAGTTCggactttttttttcaaaaataaacttgAAATTTTACACCCAGAAAAACCCTAGGGCTGTAAGGTCTATTAATAACAAGAAATAGGGTTCgatctaataaaaaaactttaaaaaaaatgaaagacATATAGTGTATTTAGATGTAGGCATATGATTATATATCATGATAGCAATAGTGCTAGAATGGAGAAGACTACTTGAACGTACTGCCCTCCTTAGGTTGAGGTAGTCTTTTATTGGATGGGCTTGCCATTTCTTTTCTCAATTCTAACAAGATCTTTTCCATAGTACAGGAACGTTTCCAATCTCGTAGAAGATGGAATTCAGATGGCATGACTTGACCTGTCTTTGGACTGACACAAGGTAAATTGATCTTGGAGATGAAGAAGAGTACTGGTGGAGCATCAGGGTAGTTTGGCCCACATTCGATTGAAAGGGAATAGATACGGTTTTCGTGATTGCTATGTGGTGGGCCTAAAATGGTACCGTTCCAACGAGTCATTGTGATATCGTCACCATCTGCTAGACCGTAACTGCATGATTCTGGGCCCATACCCTTTTCACctttttccaattcttcTAGTAACCTAAAACTTCTTGGTCTATAGGAACGAATAGTGGCAATTTGTACATGATACGCAAAATATGATGTTAGTAAATGTGATCAGTGCttgaaagaattatattcatttaacATACACTTTTGACATAGTATTTGTAGTGCtttttttatctatatTGATGGATTAATTCTTACAGTAAGAGCAGTAATACGAATATACGTATGGCTTGACTAtgtaaattaatttcattatccCTTGCTATTTTTAACTATAgttaattttctttcttttttctatttttttggttAAACGAAAGACAATCGCAAGTTCGAATCTCGGGTGAGGtttaatttacaaaacaTTGGGAAAGAAgtaatttggaaaattaaaagatttatttatttataagaAGGAGTATAATTAAAAGAGAAAGCAAGAAACAGATTAATGGTATGTGAGATGAAATGACATGGTCTTCCCCAATTGTCttatactatttttttgtacTTTTGACATTCCATACTTTTGCCAAATCTATTCATGCAACTCAATAAAATAATGCTATCATTTGTCACTGCATATACCAAACCCAAACCTCAAATTTTATCTAGTAGTACAACGAATTAAAGGCTAGGGCCAAGAATTTGTGtcatttaaaatgtgtCATTGCCCCACATTAAAGGGTCCGCACGTGACTGATCGGGCAAAGGACTGGCTGAGAGATATCGGccttacaaaaaaaaaatattcagttatttatttcattttcttctaaGTAGGAAATAAAAGTTcaaaaagttttaaaataatctaGTTCAGTTTTGggtttaatatatatatttatatatatataagttGCAAGTTTAGGATGTATTTGCatagaataatatttgaacACTAAAATATTCCCCTCAAACTATCCCtaatatttgtaaaaaaacaacaataagACAGAACAATAAAACACCATACATTGTACTTTTAATACCCATACCTCATGGCACTTTTTACAAGAACACTATCAAGAAGACAAGTGACCAATCAAGTCTTTTTAACTACGTTTGTAGTAGCATTTGCCTCTGTGGCTCTTGGGTCTGCCTTACCGTGCCCCGCTCATTCATTAGATGCTGATACACCTGTATTGgatgaaaaagataataatattaacagCTCTACTcaagaaatagaaaaacGTAAACTAAGACAGAATATGATAACGTCTACGATAAATGAACAAGactcttcaaataatactcTCACCAATCTCAACAATGCGTGGTTTTGGCAAAGGAAATAATGTCACCACTCctcattatatttattctgTAACATAGTACTCCCGTATTTACTTACTTATTTATTTgcttatttatatatattcataaCAACTCTCAC
This genomic stretch from Henningerozyma blattae CBS 6284 chromosome 1, complete genome harbors:
- the NUP145 gene encoding nucleocytoplasmic transporter NUP145 (similar to Saccharomyces cerevisiae NUP145 (YGL092W); ancestral locus Anc_6.180), which translates into the protein MLGGTTNNATMFGNLNTSTPTSTPVPAGNNFQLPQKQSMFGNINNTLGTSTPSPSTGFFGNSNTQQNQNNPLSTNTGGFLGNKSATSSTPANIFGNSANTNSGGLFGKPSQTTSTATSTPAGGLFGNASAPKPTGSLFGNSITTNNAQQSSSGGLFGNNTNLTQNSAGSLLGNKGISTQPQPTTGGLFGAKPSIPSYSNTGGLFGQKSTTTTGGLFGTSQSNISTNNSLFNNMSQQQTQQQPQQLNNPSMISSNPYGLNINPIATSTSMPESLTPSTSLRKQREQNNEPSFRSLNPDPYKKRASSVSSTLSSNLLPASSHSTLISKLSSRLKSTRSSATLSGIFSPSHTKSWLAPESSKLMQQSTPLSSQSSFSKTGVSNNQTSINLLLAAKTESISDIKKLTIDPERSAAKKLKLLSGKATVTKMKVQDPTENLQRRTVTFMTNTHKQDNTPETLTFEEEKERLSPPLNENAPSIANNKIDLGYWCSPSPNQLLNLTAKQLSSVSNFVIGRKGYGHITFNYDVDLTAFAHDFEGELFGKVVIFNSTKTVEVYPNDNTKPDLGYGMNVPATITLEGIYPIDKVTKKPIKNASDILEVQYFGKKLRSMKDMEFISYNPYGGIWTFKVQHFSIWGLVNKEDAEVDQDLLDEYKRKQRETENSMQTNESESVTQDMVYVPSNDALETQSDLILQENPYEPNVNEKDFIFLENEPKLDISNDWVEQLKLANKSLRSVFAGSNALIKNSKQDIDLLVQDFNEELESQRTIKRERKLYERQISIAKFTNNGQLLLTTENGSVKETTPFKTNVDVNLMKKLFSRQQDLTTIEIRSSNNFPMVKNSALKFSDVMNLQEKGSRGYMLWELSSILFDPIELPFNVTEETTKSLLLKKQRHQDLCSWLVDNIREEIKFKLHNSTDPLDKIFYYLMLNDVVTASKLAVDSNNGHLAIVISFLGSNDPTVRELSISQLSKWSSAGHETDHKISRIYQLLSGSLLENSHVLKRLLEEFSWLSIFALTLYYTTIDEDSLENLVASHITVLNSVQDDFTFKILSLFGAQTSTEELFIKSDMRKDKFDIQFAWFFIQILRFNNHRQFSDKLLDKLTLSFIEQIKSLSLTKEALYAMCFICDDFVSKQHIQSSITANIIEFNSPTNQYIMEELMIPKELIYSSIAINYKYKGDYRLEAENLLKAGNYNEAKNVVITKLGPKLILNFIAQSNKDKLIELDRVIKQFPKEEIFDWNNSIGVFENYLKLDYEKLNDKDLLISLINGLSIIINNYKNYKELSICCNEISKKVIDQLVETHEDLIDDKLKVELLKLPLGGPEKKYFKKLFNINEK
- the MMS2 gene encoding E2 ubiquitin-conjugating protein MMS2 (similar to Saccharomyces cerevisiae MMS2 (YGL087C); ancestral locus Anc_6.187), whose product is MSKVPRSFRLLEELEKGEKGMGPESCSYGLADGDDITMTRWNGTILGPPHSNHENRIYSLSIECGPNYPDAPPVLFFISKINLPCVSPKTGQVMPSEFHLLRDWKRSCTMEKILLELRKEMASPSNKRLPQPKEGSTFK
- the COA2 gene encoding Coa2p (similar to Saccharomyces cerevisiae YPL189C-A; ancestral locus Anc_6.192) → MALFTRTLSRRQVTNQVFLTTFVVAFASVALGSALPCPAHSLDADTPVLDEKDNNINSSTQEIEKRKLRQNMITSTINEQDSSNNTLTNLNNAWFWQRK
- the NBP35 gene encoding Fe-S cluster-binding ATPase (similar to Saccharomyces cerevisiae NBP35 (YGL091C); ancestral locus Anc_6.181), producing MTTEVLTQVQNPAPQDQILPPEYQLKEKEPEHCPGPESEDAGKADACNGCANKDICESLPKGPDPDIPLIVDNLSNIQHKILVLSGKGGVGKSTFTSMLSWALSADEDLQVGAMDLDICGPSLPRMMGCDNELVHESNSGWTPVYVADNLATMSIQYMLPEEDSAVIWRGSKKNLLIKKFLKDVDWDYLDYLVIDTPPGTSDEHISINKYMKDSGIDGALIVTTPQEVALLDVRKEIDFCRKAGINILGVVENMSGFVCPGCKHESQIFRATTGGGKKLCQELGLNFLGSVPLDPRIGKCCDNGESFLDTYPTSPASVAVLKVVEALRDAVGDL
- the RTT10 gene encoding tRNA (34-2'-O)-methyltransferase regulator RTT10 (similar to Saccharomyces cerevisiae YPL183C; ancestral locus Anc_6.177), with product MSEITELTHCGPSLCVKFFEHYVFAAYGPLLKIYEYKTGKVVNTCRVLKKNKVHGISIGKSGNILAYGARSVSVFPMSEALKKESVQKYENITTEWITSSEFDYTEKNIYMLTCYNKILVYNLESKSIAIKAVPGERSILYSGSIKVFSDDKAYAVAGTVMNGVIIWDLITEKMFHNLTGHEGAIFNVILSDDGKLIASCSDDRSIKLWDFTTGQELTTGWGHTARIWYLKFFDNDRKLISVSEDCTCRVWSVSRSSTGKIELVQENIIEAHQIKNVWGVDVQESENIAVTSGNDGRIRVIDLAPVSRYGNELQSFSLNELSIKHGIKMEKGEMFKGFQPFKFGLIAATSLGKILMFDQISNSWSLLMTDSRLTSYSIFHGIKEENIAVIANNKSELLVLKLSEDGKTIIKESKLHYDNLSKTINCLVTKFDEKSLFILLESPNPNDQLQGLQLSNNTLEIINEYTFTKPKNFTTSSVAIIENLLIIGSRFSTVGIYSLTKEQKECYLIKGINEGDNITSTTFISKLPNALIFSVTSRDGYYNFIKIHISKTFEIAKHEIIYSNKVARGFLEGSFIDENDDFIIYGFKSSLFYLYNETKCYELASQLCGGAHRQWNFEEFNDYFMLVFIQSSTLHIRRINKLKFPHTLSDGLHGREIRDITIRSSKSYKNGYLFCTGSEDTGIRLSYFDITTNEINTYWFERQHVSGLQTCSFISNNLMISTSAREELFLWKLNTDTEDRPYMNLLQHLPTSMDTPDLRIMDFSVKFIEETVDFVLATIYSDSTIKIWYYNSDENKFKLIIGGRYETCCLTNANFVTLNQKLYCVVTPTDGYIVVYNITEAIQFELSESNTLVNNEKDLTQTALPMYETRIRVHQSGIKSMDTQVLDNTLKVYTTGDDNAIGLTIFKLDTSTKKLEGITNSFIERANASTITSCSLFNNNSKLLTTSVDQIVKIYDISNDQLDLINERYTTIADTGSCDTIDLSDGSSRLLIGGVGFSLWKWTQ